The following proteins come from a genomic window of Methanosarcina sp. MTP4:
- the purL gene encoding phosphoribosylformylglycinamidine synthase subunit PurL has translation MLPEEDLKIIKKELGREPNLVEQGCFLNLWSEHCSYRSSAPLLKTFTTTGENVLIGPGDDAAIINFEDGYVLSIAMESHNHPSYVDPYNGAATGVGGIVRDVISMGARPIALMDPLYFGPLDTPKNLFLFEQIIKGIAGYGNCIGVPVVNGETFFDRQYSGNPLVNVVCVGLCKEEEVITSIAKKAGNKLVLAGSSTGKDGLGGASFASRDLSESAEADDRPSVQVGDPYTEKLVIEMTLEATGKGYVKSCRDLGAAGLGGASSEMAAKGKLGARIIADAVPQREPNMNAYEILLAESQERMLFEVAPEDVDAVLALIEKYDLNGAVIGELTEEPNYTIEFRGETVATIPVDLLTEGAPTFERPSKAPEAREEGKKPESPADLKQAILTVLSSYNIASKEWIYRQYDHQVQLRTVVLPGEDSGVLRITDKKGIALSCGCQPRATLLDPYAGGKTAIIENAMNLAVKGAEGLAIVNCLNFGNPERPEIYWQFKQAVLGLGDAARELSIPVVGGNVSLYNESDELGTAIPPTPSIGMIGKMDLETPLPSSFFAKAGDSIVLVGETTPEMGASEYYSCLGAQEAGKAPEVPENAPRLIEAVIKAVKSGKLSSAHDLSLGGLTAGLARMCKILGAKVDLSEISGDLQADELLFAETPARAILATSEPEALQKILKDVPYTVIGTVSEGALEIKGKDFEISLSPEELTAAYKSLTDFMMG, from the coding sequence ATGTTACCTGAAGAAGACCTGAAGATCATAAAAAAAGAACTTGGGCGTGAGCCTAACCTGGTAGAGCAGGGCTGTTTTTTAAACCTGTGGAGTGAACACTGCTCATATCGTTCAAGCGCCCCCCTCCTGAAGACCTTCACCACCACGGGCGAAAATGTCCTGATCGGCCCGGGAGACGACGCTGCGATTATTAATTTCGAAGACGGGTACGTGCTCTCCATAGCCATGGAAAGCCACAACCACCCGTCCTACGTTGACCCCTACAACGGGGCAGCCACAGGAGTTGGAGGCATTGTAAGAGACGTTATTTCCATGGGAGCCCGTCCGATTGCCCTCATGGACCCGCTCTACTTCGGCCCCCTTGACACCCCGAAAAACCTCTTCCTCTTTGAACAGATCATAAAGGGAATCGCAGGGTATGGGAACTGTATCGGAGTTCCGGTGGTTAATGGTGAGACCTTCTTTGACCGGCAGTACAGCGGAAATCCCCTAGTAAACGTGGTATGCGTGGGGCTCTGCAAGGAAGAGGAAGTCATAACTTCCATAGCTAAAAAAGCAGGGAACAAGCTGGTCCTTGCGGGGTCAAGCACTGGAAAGGACGGGCTTGGAGGAGCCTCCTTTGCCTCAAGGGACCTCTCGGAATCTGCTGAAGCCGATGACAGGCCAAGCGTCCAGGTAGGCGACCCGTATACCGAAAAACTTGTCATTGAAATGACCCTTGAAGCCACCGGAAAGGGTTATGTAAAGTCCTGCAGGGACCTCGGGGCCGCAGGTCTCGGAGGAGCAAGCTCGGAGATGGCTGCCAAAGGCAAGCTGGGAGCCCGGATCATTGCAGATGCCGTACCCCAGCGCGAACCCAACATGAACGCCTATGAAATCCTGCTTGCAGAGTCCCAGGAACGTATGCTCTTTGAAGTGGCTCCCGAAGATGTGGACGCCGTGCTTGCCCTGATCGAGAAGTATGACCTTAACGGCGCAGTTATCGGCGAGCTTACCGAAGAGCCGAACTACACAATTGAATTCAGGGGAGAAACCGTTGCCACCATCCCGGTCGACCTCCTTACTGAAGGAGCCCCGACCTTTGAGAGGCCTTCAAAAGCTCCGGAAGCCCGGGAAGAAGGCAAAAAACCTGAAAGTCCTGCAGACCTGAAACAGGCGATCCTGACAGTCCTTTCCTCTTACAATATAGCCTCAAAGGAATGGATCTACAGGCAGTACGACCACCAGGTTCAGCTCAGGACTGTGGTTCTTCCCGGAGAAGACTCGGGAGTCCTCAGGATCACCGACAAGAAAGGAATAGCCCTTTCCTGCGGCTGCCAGCCCAGGGCAACTCTCCTTGACCCCTATGCAGGCGGAAAGACCGCGATTATCGAAAACGCCATGAACCTTGCCGTAAAAGGAGCTGAAGGGCTGGCTATCGTAAACTGCCTGAACTTTGGAAACCCCGAACGCCCGGAAATCTACTGGCAGTTCAAGCAAGCAGTCCTGGGCCTCGGAGACGCGGCAAGGGAACTGTCGATCCCTGTTGTGGGAGGAAATGTTTCCCTCTACAACGAAAGCGACGAGTTGGGAACCGCAATTCCCCCAACGCCGTCCATCGGAATGATAGGGAAGATGGATCTTGAAACCCCTCTCCCCTCAAGCTTCTTTGCAAAAGCTGGGGACAGCATTGTCCTGGTAGGAGAAACAACTCCCGAAATGGGAGCTTCCGAATACTACTCCTGCCTCGGAGCCCAGGAAGCCGGAAAAGCTCCGGAAGTTCCGGAAAATGCCCCGAGATTAATAGAAGCTGTCATCAAGGCTGTGAAAAGCGGGAAACTGAGCTCTGCCCATGACCTCTCCCTTGGAGGGCTTACAGCAGGCCTTGCCAGGATGTGCAAAATCCTCGGGGCGAAAGTGGACCTGAGCGAAATTTCCGGAGACCTGCAGGCAGATGAACTCCTCTTTGCAGAAACCCCTGCAAGAGCCATCCTTGCCACTTCCGAGCCGGAAGCTCTCCAGAAAATCCTGAAAGACGTGCCCTACACCGTAATCGGGACTGTCAGCGAGGGTGCCCTGGAGATCAAAGGAAAGGACTTTGAAATATCCCTTTCCCCGGAAGAACTCACTGCAGCATACAAAAGCCTGACCGATTTTATGATGGGATAA